The Sphingomonas sp. LY54 genome includes a region encoding these proteins:
- the ccmE gene encoding cytochrome c maturation protein CcmE, whose protein sequence is MKAKNQRLTLLILAIGAVLAAVLLGMSALKDEAAYFYAPADVARKGLPLDRAVRIGGMVSDGSIKRAADGVTIDFLVHDETKAVIPVRFTGIAPDLFKENSGVVAEGRFQPDGTFVATEILAKHDENYMPPQLAGDKHKSETLQ, encoded by the coding sequence GTGAAGGCCAAGAATCAGCGCCTCACTCTGCTGATCCTCGCGATCGGCGCGGTGCTCGCCGCCGTCTTGCTCGGCATGTCGGCGCTGAAGGACGAGGCGGCCTATTTCTACGCGCCGGCAGACGTGGCGCGAAAGGGCCTGCCGCTCGACCGGGCGGTGCGGATCGGCGGCATGGTGTCGGACGGCTCGATCAAGCGCGCCGCCGACGGCGTGACGATCGACTTCCTCGTCCACGACGAGACCAAGGCGGTGATCCCGGTGCGCTTCACCGGCATCGCCCCGGACCTTTTCAAGGAGAATAGCGGGGTCGTCGCCGAGGGGCGCTTCCAGCCGGACGGCACGTTCGTGGCCACCGAGATCCTCGCCAAGCACGACGAGAATTACATGCCGCCGCAGCTGGCCGGCGACAAGCATAAGAGCGAGACGCTGCAATGA
- the ccmD gene encoding heme exporter protein CcmD: MNHWPFIIGSYALTVLGTLGVTAWSYAAMKRAERDADALRRDR, encoded by the coding sequence ATGAACCACTGGCCCTTCATCATCGGCTCCTATGCGCTCACCGTCCTCGGCACGCTCGGCGTCACCGCCTGGAGCTATGCCGCCATGAAGCGCGCCGAGCGCGACGCCGATGCCTTGAGGCGCGACAGGTGA
- the ccmC gene encoding heme ABC transporter permease CcmC gives MHKFANPARFLKLARPLTAWLGWVGCGLILLALGAGLFVVPADYLQGDSVRIMYVHVPAAWLGMGGWTGIAIASLLQIVWRHPLATVAARAIAVPGALFTAICLVTGSLWGRPTWGTYWEWDGRMTSMLVLLFLYVAYIALDDADRERGGEGRITAIFGLLGAINIPIIHYSVLWWNTLHQGQSISFVRGTSTIDASMLWPVLVAAVGFSCLFGAIVLMRMRTILARQKIEARLRRMAA, from the coding sequence ATGCACAAGTTCGCGAATCCAGCCCGATTTCTGAAGCTCGCACGTCCCCTCACAGCCTGGCTGGGGTGGGTCGGATGCGGGCTGATCCTGCTCGCGCTGGGCGCAGGCCTATTCGTCGTGCCCGCCGACTATCTGCAGGGCGACAGCGTCCGCATCATGTACGTCCATGTGCCCGCGGCCTGGCTCGGCATGGGCGGCTGGACCGGGATCGCCATTGCCAGCCTGCTGCAGATCGTCTGGCGCCACCCGCTGGCGACGGTCGCCGCGCGCGCCATCGCGGTGCCGGGCGCGCTCTTTACCGCCATCTGCCTCGTCACCGGCTCGCTCTGGGGCCGGCCGACCTGGGGCACCTATTGGGAATGGGACGGGCGCATGACGTCTATGCTCGTCCTGCTGTTCCTCTACGTCGCCTATATCGCGCTCGACGACGCCGACCGCGAGCGCGGCGGGGAAGGGCGGATCACCGCGATCTTCGGCCTGCTGGGGGCGATCAACATCCCGATCATCCATTATTCGGTGCTGTGGTGGAACACGCTCCACCAGGGTCAGAGCATCAGCTTCGTGCGCGGCACGTCCACCATCGACGCCTCGATGCTGTGGCCGGTGCTGGTCGCGGCGGTCGGCTTCTCCTGCCTGTTCGGCGCGATCGTGCTGATGCGGATGCGCACCATCCTCGCCCGGCAGAAGATCGAGGCAAGGCTGCGGAGGATGGCGGCATGA
- a CDS encoding DMT family transporter produces MADPASPSPPQQNRLLGILLRLGATTCFGFMAAMIKLGYEHGVSTVELVFYRFAFGLPPLLLWIAWTRNFTAWRTQRPLAHITRTAIGLTTMMLGFSALAFLPLAEATTIGFVAPLFAVLLSALVLREEVGRHRWSAVAVGFGGVLIVMQPQGTDLPLAGLALALLSAFGVAAVTITIRQIGRTEGTQTTVLWFTVLSMLAVGMAMPFFAGFHDSRTWLILFGLGTFGGVAQLLMTAALRCAPVSVVAPFDYAQLLWAVLLGWLIWNTQPAASTWLGAAVIIASGLYTLYREHRLGREKPRPEPL; encoded by the coding sequence ATGGCCGATCCCGCCTCCCCCTCTCCCCCGCAGCAAAACCGGCTCCTCGGCATCCTGCTGCGCCTCGGCGCGACGACCTGCTTCGGCTTCATGGCGGCGATGATCAAGCTCGGTTACGAACACGGCGTCAGCACGGTCGAACTGGTCTTCTACCGATTCGCGTTCGGCCTGCCGCCGCTGCTGCTGTGGATCGCCTGGACCCGCAACTTCACCGCATGGCGGACGCAGAGGCCGCTCGCCCATATCACCCGCACGGCGATCGGCCTCACGACGATGATGCTGGGTTTTTCGGCGCTCGCCTTCCTGCCGCTCGCGGAAGCGACCACGATCGGCTTCGTCGCGCCCTTGTTCGCGGTGCTGCTGTCGGCGCTGGTGCTGCGCGAGGAGGTCGGACGCCACCGCTGGAGTGCGGTCGCGGTCGGCTTCGGCGGCGTGCTGATCGTGATGCAGCCGCAGGGCACCGATCTGCCCCTGGCCGGGCTCGCGCTCGCCTTGCTGTCCGCCTTCGGCGTCGCGGCCGTCACGATCACGATCCGCCAGATCGGCCGGACCGAGGGGACGCAGACCACCGTGCTGTGGTTCACCGTCCTGTCGATGCTCGCGGTCGGGATGGCCATGCCCTTCTTCGCCGGTTTTCACGACAGCCGCACCTGGCTGATCCTGTTCGGGCTCGGCACGTTCGGCGGCGTCGCCCAATTGCTGATGACGGCGGCCCTGCGCTGCGCCCCCGTCTCGGTGGTGGCGCCGTTCGACTATGCGCAATTGCTCTGGGCGGTGCTGCTCGGCTGGCTGATCTGGAACACGCAGCCCGCCGCCTCGACCTGGCTGGGGGCCGCGGTGATCATCGCGAGCGGCCTGTATACGCTCTACCGCGAGCATCGCCTGGGCCGGGAAAAGCCACGTCCGGAGCCGCTTTGA
- the lon gene encoding endopeptidase La, whose product MTESYPVLPLRDIVVFPQMIVPLFVGRDKSVAALESAMAADKSIFLVSQLDPAEDDPDRDALYDLGVVATVLQLLKLPDGTVRVLVEGQRRATLAALRDEGTFLAAEIEPIEIDDPEGADVSALMRSVVDQFENYAKLNKKLPAETAVQLGQIEEPSRLADAVAANITIKVSDKQALLAELNPIRRLEMTFAFMEGELGVLQVEKKIRSRVKRQMEKTQREYYLNEQLKAIQRELGNEGEEGEGDELAELGRKIAKLKLSKEARGKATQELKKLKAMAPMSAEATVSRNYLDVLLGLPWGKKSKLKHDIAEAQRILDEDHYGLEKVKDRIVEYLAVQARTNKLKGPILCLVGPPGVGKTSLGRSIAKATGREFVRQSLGGVRDEAEIRGHRRTYIGSLPGKIVSNLKKAGTSNPLFLLDEIDKLGQDFRGDPASALLEVLDPEQNSKFQDHYLEIDYDLSDIMFVTTANSLNLPQPLLDRMEIIRLEGYTEDEKVEIATRHLIEKQIESHGLKEGELVFTEPGLRALIQGYTREAGVRTLEREIAKVARKALRQILEGKTDKVELTPDNVADFAGVRKFRHGIGEEEDQIGAVTGLAWTEVGGELLTIEAVTVPGKGQIKTTGKLGDVMQESIQAAFSFVKARAPSYGVRPSLFGRKDIHVHLPEGAVPKDGPSAGIGMVTAIISTLTGIPVRRDIAMTGEVTLRGRVLPIGGLKEKLLAALRGGIATVLIPAENEKDLAEIPANITAGLEIVPVKHVDEVLARALTTPVVPIEWTESDELAAVAPSELAVTADEGAGATSRH is encoded by the coding sequence ATGACCGAATCCTATCCCGTTCTCCCCCTGCGTGACATTGTCGTCTTCCCACAGATGATCGTTCCGCTGTTCGTGGGACGCGACAAATCCGTGGCGGCGCTCGAAAGCGCGATGGCGGCCGACAAGAGCATCTTCCTGGTCTCGCAGCTCGATCCGGCCGAGGACGACCCCGATCGCGACGCGCTCTACGACCTCGGCGTCGTCGCCACCGTGCTGCAGCTCCTGAAGCTTCCCGACGGCACGGTGCGCGTGCTCGTCGAAGGCCAGCGCCGTGCGACCCTGGCCGCGTTGCGCGACGAAGGCACGTTCCTCGCCGCCGAGATCGAGCCGATCGAGATCGACGACCCGGAAGGCGCCGACGTTTCGGCGCTGATGCGCTCGGTGGTCGACCAGTTCGAGAATTACGCCAAGCTCAACAAGAAGCTGCCGGCTGAAACCGCCGTCCAGCTCGGTCAGATCGAGGAGCCGTCGCGGCTCGCCGACGCGGTCGCGGCCAACATCACGATCAAGGTCTCGGACAAGCAGGCGCTGCTCGCCGAGCTGAACCCCATTCGCCGCCTCGAAATGACGTTCGCCTTCATGGAAGGCGAGCTTGGCGTGCTCCAGGTCGAGAAGAAGATCCGCTCGCGCGTGAAGCGCCAGATGGAGAAGACCCAGCGCGAATATTACTTGAACGAGCAGTTGAAGGCGATCCAGCGCGAGCTCGGCAACGAGGGCGAGGAAGGCGAAGGCGACGAGCTTGCCGAACTCGGCCGCAAGATCGCCAAGCTCAAGCTCTCCAAGGAGGCGCGCGGCAAGGCGACGCAGGAGCTCAAGAAGCTCAAGGCGATGGCGCCGATGTCGGCCGAGGCGACCGTCAGCCGCAACTATCTCGACGTGCTGCTCGGCCTGCCCTGGGGCAAGAAGTCGAAGCTCAAGCACGACATCGCCGAGGCGCAGCGCATCCTCGACGAGGACCATTATGGCCTCGAGAAGGTCAAGGACCGGATCGTCGAATATCTCGCCGTGCAGGCCCGCACCAACAAGCTGAAGGGGCCGATCCTGTGCCTCGTCGGCCCGCCGGGCGTCGGCAAGACCTCGCTCGGCCGCTCGATCGCCAAGGCGACCGGGCGCGAGTTCGTGCGCCAGTCCTTGGGCGGCGTGCGCGACGAGGCGGAGATTCGTGGCCACCGCCGCACCTATATCGGCAGCTTGCCGGGCAAGATCGTGTCGAACCTCAAGAAGGCCGGCACCTCGAACCCGCTGTTCCTGCTCGATGAGATCGACAAGCTCGGCCAGGATTTCCGCGGCGACCCCGCCTCCGCCCTGCTCGAAGTGCTCGATCCGGAGCAGAATTCGAAGTTCCAGGACCATTATCTCGAGATCGACTACGACCTCTCGGACATCATGTTCGTGACTACGGCGAACTCGCTGAACCTGCCGCAGCCCTTGCTCGACCGCATGGAGATCATCCGGCTCGAGGGCTACACCGAGGACGAGAAGGTCGAGATCGCGACCCGCCACCTCATCGAGAAGCAGATCGAATCACACGGCCTGAAAGAGGGCGAGTTGGTCTTCACCGAGCCCGGCCTCCGCGCGCTGATCCAGGGCTATACGCGCGAGGCCGGCGTGCGCACGCTCGAGCGCGAGATCGCCAAGGTCGCGCGCAAGGCGCTGCGCCAGATCCTCGAGGGCAAGACCGACAAGGTCGAGCTCACGCCGGACAATGTCGCCGACTTTGCCGGCGTGCGGAAATTCCGCCACGGCATCGGCGAGGAGGAGGACCAGATCGGCGCCGTCACCGGCCTCGCCTGGACCGAAGTCGGTGGCGAACTGCTGACGATCGAGGCGGTGACCGTGCCCGGCAAGGGCCAGATCAAGACCACCGGCAAATTGGGCGACGTCATGCAGGAGTCGATCCAGGCGGCCTTCTCGTTCGTGAAGGCGCGCGCGCCGAGCTACGGCGTCCGCCCGAGCCTGTTCGGCCGCAAGGACATCCACGTCCACCTCCCCGAGGGTGCCGTGCCCAAGGACGGTCCATCGGCCGGCATCGGCATGGTCACCGCGATAATCTCGACGCTGACGGGGATCCCGGTCCGTCGCGATATCGCCATGACCGGCGAAGTCACCCTGCGCGGCCGCGTGCTGCCGATCGGGGGCCTCAAGGAGAAATTGCTCGCGGCGCTGCGCGGCGGCATCGCCACCGTGCTGATCCCGGCCGAGAACGAAAAGGACCTCGCGGAAATCCCCGCCAACATCACGGCGGGCCTCGAGATCGTCCCGGTCAAGCATGTCGACGAGGTGCTCGCCCGCGCGCTCACCACCCCGGTGGTGCCGATCGAATGGACCGAGTCCGACGAGCTGGCGGCGGTAGCGCCGAGCGAGCTCGCGGTAACGGCCGACGAGGGCGCCGGAGCGACCAGCCGCCACTGA
- a CDS encoding HU family DNA-binding protein, producing the protein MNKQELIGAVAETTGLNRGDATKAVEGVFEVIGNALKKGDEVRLVGFGTFSCSKRKASTGRNPRTGEPMQIKESTQPKFKAGKGLKDSVNA; encoded by the coding sequence ATGAACAAACAGGAGCTTATCGGCGCAGTCGCCGAGACGACCGGTCTGAACCGGGGGGATGCGACCAAAGCGGTCGAGGGTGTGTTCGAAGTGATCGGCAACGCCCTCAAGAAGGGCGACGAAGTCCGGCTCGTGGGCTTCGGCACCTTCTCCTGCTCGAAGCGCAAGGCATCCACCGGCCGCAACCCGCGCACCGGCGAACCGATGCAGATCAAGGAATCCACCCAGCCCAAGTTCAAGGCGGGCAAGGGCCTCAAGGATTCTGTGAACGCCTGA
- a CDS encoding DUF167 domain-containing protein — protein sequence MSGIPFAIEDGGVRLAVRLTPRARRDAIGGVGEDGEGRPVLALRLAAPPVDGAANKALIAFLAKALAIPKSSITIRSGETARQKMLFLVGDGEAIARKLAALVTAG from the coding sequence TTGAGCGGCATTCCCTTTGCGATCGAAGATGGCGGCGTGCGCCTCGCCGTGCGGCTGACCCCGCGCGCCCGGCGCGATGCGATCGGCGGTGTGGGCGAAGACGGCGAAGGGCGTCCGGTCCTCGCCCTCCGTCTCGCCGCTCCTCCGGTCGACGGCGCCGCCAACAAGGCGCTAATCGCCTTCCTGGCCAAGGCGCTGGCCATTCCGAAATCGTCCATCACCATCCGGTCGGGCGAGACCGCGCGGCAGAAGATGCTGTTCCTGGTCGGCGACGGCGAGGCGATCGCGCGGAAGCTGGCCGCACTCGTAACGGCTGGCTGA
- a CDS encoding LLM class flavin-dependent oxidoreductase, with amino-acid sequence MVPFSVLDLAPIIEGGDAALAFRNARDLAQHTERWGYNRFWMAEHHSMPGIASAATAVALGYVAEGTTTIRVGAGGIMLPNHSPLQVAEQFGTLESLYPGRIDLGLGRAPGTDMAAAQALRRNLDTDPNQFPRDVVELLHYLGAPAPGQKVRAIPGEGSNIPVWILGSSLFGAQLAAMLGLPYSFASHFAPQMMMEAIQVYRERFTPSEYLDKPYVMLGFNAFAAETDEEGEYLASSMQQAFVQLRTGAPTQLKPPMEGYVDSLPHAARAMLEQTLSVSAIGSPPSVKAAIEAFVERTGADEVMITSQIYDHKARLRSYEIVAELFGRAAAPAPLEAAAG; translated from the coding sequence ATGGTACCTTTCTCCGTCCTCGACCTTGCGCCGATCATCGAAGGGGGCGACGCCGCCCTCGCTTTCCGCAACGCCCGCGACCTCGCCCAACATACCGAGCGCTGGGGCTACAACCGCTTCTGGATGGCCGAGCACCATTCGATGCCGGGCATCGCCAGCGCCGCGACCGCTGTCGCGCTCGGCTATGTCGCCGAAGGCACGACGACGATCCGCGTCGGCGCCGGCGGGATCATGCTGCCCAACCATTCGCCGCTGCAGGTCGCCGAGCAGTTCGGCACGCTGGAATCGCTTTATCCCGGCCGCATCGATCTCGGCCTCGGCAGGGCGCCCGGCACCGACATGGCCGCCGCCCAGGCGCTGCGCCGCAACCTCGACACCGATCCCAACCAGTTCCCGCGCGACGTCGTCGAACTCCTCCATTATCTCGGCGCGCCCGCACCGGGGCAGAAGGTCCGCGCCATCCCGGGCGAGGGCAGCAACATCCCGGTCTGGATCCTTGGCTCGAGCCTGTTCGGCGCGCAGCTCGCGGCGATGCTCGGCCTGCCTTATTCGTTCGCCTCGCATTTCGCGCCGCAGATGATGATGGAGGCGATCCAGGTCTATCGCGAGCGTTTCACGCCGTCCGAATATCTCGACAAGCCTTATGTGATGCTCGGCTTCAACGCCTTCGCGGCCGAGACCGACGAGGAGGGCGAATATCTGGCCAGTTCGATGCAGCAGGCCTTCGTCCAGCTCCGCACCGGCGCGCCGACCCAATTGAAGCCCCCCATGGAAGGCTATGTCGACTCGTTGCCGCATGCCGCCCGGGCAATGCTGGAACAGACATTGTCGGTCTCGGCGATCGGTTCGCCACCCAGCGTGAAGGCGGCGATCGAGGCGTTCGTCGAGCGCACCGGCGCCGACGAGGTGATGATCACTTCGCAAATCTACGACCACAAGGCGCGGCTGCGCTCCTACGAGATCGTTGCCGAGCTTTTCGGCCGCGCGGCGGCGCCGGCCCCGCTCGAAGCTGCTGCCGGCTGA
- a CDS encoding Leu/Phe/Val dehydrogenase, whose protein sequence is MQSPWEYPDFDDHEVVHFVTDAKSGLKAVIAVHSTHLGAGAGGVRFWHYAESADAVRDALRLSRGMSFKNAMAGLPLGGGKGVILADANRTKTPEMLAAYGRAVEQLGGAYVTAEDVGVNVDDLVAVSKHTKYVSGLPAAEGAVGGDPGPHTAYGVYLGVKAAVQRKLGKDSLSGLHLAIQGAGSVASGLARLAAKDGARISLADIDQGRARKLADEVGGTVVDPEDILSLEADVLSPCALGAILAAETIDALRVAVVAGAANNQLATPAEGDRIHQRGILYAPDYVINAGGIINVASEYLGDADEAGVRAKIEQIPGRLNQIWDESDATGRNPAAVADTMANRLIGRG, encoded by the coding sequence ATGCAGTCGCCTTGGGAATATCCCGACTTCGATGACCATGAGGTCGTGCATTTCGTAACCGATGCCAAATCGGGGCTGAAGGCGGTGATTGCGGTCCATTCCACCCATCTCGGCGCGGGCGCGGGCGGCGTCCGCTTCTGGCATTATGCCGAGAGCGCCGACGCGGTCCGCGACGCGCTCCGCCTGTCGCGCGGCATGAGCTTCAAGAACGCCATGGCCGGCCTGCCGCTGGGCGGCGGCAAGGGCGTGATCCTGGCCGACGCCAACCGCACCAAGACTCCCGAAATGCTGGCCGCCTACGGCCGCGCCGTCGAGCAGCTGGGCGGCGCCTACGTGACGGCCGAGGATGTCGGCGTGAACGTCGACGATCTCGTCGCAGTCTCCAAGCATACCAAATATGTCTCGGGCCTGCCCGCCGCCGAGGGCGCGGTCGGCGGCGACCCGGGCCCGCACACGGCCTATGGCGTCTATCTCGGCGTCAAGGCGGCGGTGCAGCGCAAGCTCGGCAAGGACAGTCTTTCCGGCCTTCACCTCGCCATCCAGGGCGCCGGTTCGGTCGCGAGCGGCCTCGCCCGCCTCGCCGCCAAGGACGGCGCGCGCATCAGCCTCGCCGACATCGACCAGGGCCGCGCCCGGAAGCTGGCCGACGAAGTCGGCGGCACCGTGGTCGATCCCGAGGACATTTTGTCGCTCGAGGCCGACGTGCTCAGCCCGTGCGCGCTCGGCGCGATCCTGGCCGCCGAGACCATCGACGCACTGCGCGTGGCAGTCGTCGCCGGCGCGGCCAACAACCAGCTCGCCACTCCGGCCGAGGGCGATCGCATCCACCAGCGCGGCATCCTCTACGCGCCCGATTACGTGATCAACGCCGGCGGCATCATCAACGTCGCCTCGGAATATCTCGGCGACGCCGACGAGGCCGGCGTCCGCGCCAAGATCGAGCAGATTCCGGGCCGCCTCAACCAGATCTGGGACGAGAGCGACGCCACCGGGCGCAACCCGGCCGCCGTCGCCGACACCATGGCCAACCGCCTGATCGGCCGCGGCTGA
- a CDS encoding TetR/AcrR family transcriptional regulator — MGSPPKRRRLKEQRPADIIAAALEVFAAKGFAGARMEEIAARAGLSKGTIYLYFSTKEDLFRAVVQAAVVPNIEAIQATALASDRTFAELVRTLLPRFAELITAIPLGAVLKMVIGESRNFPELARVWHDDVVQRGVGLLSAIIAQAQARGEVRPGDPRIHAFSLIGPMLLGVIWRETFTPVGAAEVDLPAVARQHAETVLEGLMEKAP; from the coding sequence ATGGGCTCTCCGCCGAAACGCCGCCGACTGAAGGAACAGCGCCCCGCCGATATCATCGCGGCCGCGCTGGAGGTCTTTGCCGCGAAAGGCTTCGCCGGCGCGCGGATGGAGGAGATTGCGGCGCGGGCCGGGCTGTCGAAGGGCACCATCTACCTCTATTTTTCCACCAAGGAGGACCTGTTCCGCGCGGTCGTCCAGGCGGCCGTCGTCCCCAATATCGAGGCGATCCAGGCGACGGCGCTCGCCAGCGACCGGACGTTCGCGGAGCTGGTCCGCACCCTCCTCCCCCGCTTCGCCGAACTGATCACCGCGATCCCGCTCGGCGCCGTGCTCAAGATGGTGATCGGGGAATCGCGCAACTTCCCCGAACTCGCCCGGGTCTGGCATGACGACGTCGTCCAGCGCGGAGTCGGCCTGCTCAGCGCGATCATCGCGCAGGCGCAGGCGCGCGGCGAGGTGCGGCCGGGCGATCCGCGCATCCACGCTTTCTCGTTGATCGGGCCGATGCTGCTCGGCGTGATCTGGCGCGAAACCTTCACGCCGGTCGGCGCCGCCGAGGTCGACCTGCCGGCGGTCGCGCGCCAGCATGCCGAAACCGTGCTCGAAGGACTGATGGAGAAAGCGCCGTGA
- a CDS encoding HlyD family secretion protein — MKPQRVVILVLAILAVILLGWRLTAARFQPAPTLSGYIEGETLYLAAPVAGTVAELDVRRGQRVAAGTRLFVIEPDQRAAQTGRAEAELAAAEAQAEDARKGQRPVELAILEADQAAAEAQAREARAVLNRTAPLVAKGIYAKARLDDARSAYESAAARVAAAQRRVEAATLGARSDQIRAAEARVSQARASAAETGARVADMAPSAPAAGRIEDTFFQRGEWAAANKPVVALIPDDHVFVRFFVPERDVSAYRIGRTIRFGCDGCPERSATISYVSPRPEFTPPVIYSRDSRDRLVFLVEARPADGASLVPGLPVDVTPLP, encoded by the coding sequence GTGAAGCCGCAGCGCGTCGTCATCCTGGTCCTCGCCATCCTGGCCGTGATCCTGCTCGGCTGGCGCCTGACGGCGGCGCGCTTCCAGCCCGCTCCCACCTTGTCGGGCTATATCGAGGGCGAGACGCTGTATCTCGCCGCGCCGGTCGCCGGCACGGTCGCCGAGCTCGACGTGCGTCGCGGCCAGCGCGTCGCTGCCGGCACGCGCCTGTTCGTGATCGAGCCCGACCAGCGCGCCGCCCAGACCGGCCGCGCCGAAGCCGAGCTCGCCGCCGCAGAGGCCCAGGCCGAGGACGCGCGCAAAGGCCAGCGTCCGGTCGAGCTCGCCATCCTCGAGGCCGACCAGGCCGCAGCCGAAGCGCAGGCGCGCGAGGCCCGTGCGGTCCTGAACCGCACCGCGCCGCTGGTCGCGAAAGGCATTTACGCCAAAGCCCGGCTCGACGACGCCCGCAGCGCCTATGAGAGCGCGGCGGCCCGGGTGGCGGCGGCGCAACGCCGCGTCGAAGCAGCGACGCTCGGCGCGCGCAGCGACCAGATCCGCGCCGCCGAGGCACGGGTTTCTCAGGCGCGGGCATCGGCCGCGGAGACCGGCGCGCGCGTCGCCGACATGGCGCCGTCGGCGCCGGCTGCGGGCCGGATCGAGGATACATTCTTCCAGCGCGGCGAATGGGCCGCCGCCAACAAGCCGGTCGTGGCCTTGATCCCCGACGATCACGTCTTCGTCCGCTTCTTCGTGCCCGAGCGGGACGTCTCCGCCTACCGGATCGGCCGCACGATCCGCTTCGGTTGCGACGGCTGCCCCGAGCGGAGCGCGACCATCTCCTATGTCAGCCCGCGGCCCGAATTCACGCCGCCGGTCATCTACAGCCGCGATTCGCGCGATCGCCTCGTCTTCCTGGTGGAAGCGCGCCCGGCGGACGGCGCATCGCTCGTTCCCGGTCTGCCGGTCGACGTGACGCCCTTGCCATGA